A single window of Ovis aries strain OAR_USU_Benz2616 breed Rambouillet chromosome 24, ARS-UI_Ramb_v3.0, whole genome shotgun sequence DNA harbors:
- the LOC100144429 gene encoding tryptase-2 precursor (The RefSeq protein has 2 substitutions compared to this genomic sequence), with product MLHLLALALLLSLVSAAPAPGQALQRSGIIGGKEAPGSRWPWQVSLRVRDQYWRHQCGGSLIHPQWVLTAAHCIGPELQEPSDFRVQLREQHLYYQDRLLPISRVIPHPHYYMVENGADIALLQLEEPVSISRHVQPVTLPPASETFPPESQCWVTGWGDVDNGRPLPPPYPLKQVKVPIVENSVCDWKYHSGLSTDYSVPIVQEDNLCAGDGGRDSCQGDSGGPLVCKVNGTWLQAGVVSWGDGCAKPNRPGIYTRITSYLDWIHQYVPQEP from the exons ATGCTCCATCTGCTGGCGCTGGCCCTCCTGCTGAGCCTGGTCTCCGCAGCCCCTG ccccaggccaggccctgCAGCGCTCGGGCATCATCGGGGGGAAGGAGGCCCCTGGGAGCAGGTGGCCCTGGCAGGTGAGCCTGAGAGTCAGAGACCAGTACTGGAAGCACCACTGCGGGGGCTCCCTGATCCACCCCCAGTGGGTGCTGACCGCAGCCCACTGCATCGGACC GGAACTCCAGGAGCCCTCAGACTTCAGGGTGCAGCTGCGGGAGCAGCACCTGTACTACCAGGACCGGCTGCTGCCCATCAGCAGggtcatcccccacccccactactACATGGTTGAGAATGGGGCGGACATCGCCCTGCTGCAGCTGGAGGAGCCCGTGAGCATCTCCCGCCACGTACAGCCGGTCACCCTGCCCCCTGCATCGGAGACCTTCCCCCCAGAGTCACAGTGCTGGGTGACGGGCTGGGGCGACGTGGACAATGGAA GGCCCCTGCCGCCCCCATACCCCCTGAAGCAGGTGAAGGTGCCCATCGTGGAGAACAGTGTCTGTGACTGGAAGTACCACTCTGGCCTGTCCACGGACTACAGCGTACCCATCGTGCAGGAGGATAACTTGTGTGCTGGGGACGGCGGGAGGGACTCCTGCCAG gGCGACTCTGGAGGGCCCCTGGTCTGCAAGGTGAACGGCACCTGGCTGCAGGCAGGTGTGGTCAGCTGGGGCGACGGCTGCGCGAAGCCCAACCGGCCCGGCATCTACACCCGCATCACCTCCTACCTGGACTGGATCCACCAGTACGTCCCCCAGGAGCCCTGA
- the LOC100144429 gene encoding tryptase-2 isoform X1, whose product MLHLLALALLLSLVSAAPAPGQALQRSGIIGGKEAPGSRWPWQVSLRVRDQYWKHHCGGSLIHPQWVLTAAHCIGPELQEPSDFRVQLREQHLYYQDRLLPISRVIPHPHYYMVENGADIALLQLEEPVSISRHVQPVTLPPASETFPPESQCWVTGWGDVDNGRPLPPPYPLKQVKVPIVENSVCDWKYHSGLSTDYSVPIVQEDNLCAGDGGRDSCQGDSGGPLVCKVNGTWLQAGVVSWGDGCAKPNRPGIYTRITSYLDWIHQYVPQEP is encoded by the exons ATGCTCCATCTGCTGGCGCTGGCCCTCCTGCTGAGCCTGGTCTCCGCAGCCCCTG ccccaggccaggccctgCAGCGCTCGGGCATCATCGGGGGGAAGGAGGCCCCTGGGAGCAGGTGGCCCTGGCAGGTGAGCCTGAGAGTCAGAGACCAGTACTGGAAGCACCACTGCGGGGGCTCCCTGATCCACCCCCAGTGGGTGCTGACCGCAGCCCACTGCATCGGACC GGAACTCCAGGAGCCCTCAGACTTCAGGGTGCAGCTGCGGGAGCAGCACCTGTACTACCAGGACCGGCTGCTGCCCATCAGCAGggtcatcccccacccccactactACATGGTTGAGAATGGGGCGGACATCGCCCTGCTGCAGCTGGAGGAGCCCGTGAGCATCTCCCGCCACGTACAGCCGGTCACCCTGCCCCCTGCATCGGAGACCTTCCCCCCAGAGTCACAGTGCTGGGTGACGGGCTGGGGCGACGTGGACAATGGAA GGCCCCTGCCGCCCCCATACCCCCTGAAGCAGGTGAAGGTGCCCATCGTGGAGAACAGTGTCTGTGACTGGAAGTACCACTCTGGCCTGTCCACGGACTACAGCGTACCCATCGTGCAGGAGGATAACTTGTGTGCTGGGGACGGCGGGAGGGACTCCTGCCAG gGCGACTCTGGAGGGCCCCTGGTCTGCAAGGTGAACGGCACCTGGCTGCAGGCAGGTGTGGTCAGCTGGGGCGACGGCTGCGCGAAGCCCAACCGGCCCGGCATCTACACCCGCATCACCTCCTACCTGGACTGGATCCACCAGTACGTCCCCCAGGAGCCCTGA
- the TPSB2 gene encoding tryptase beta-2 precursor (The RefSeq protein has 7 substitutions compared to this genomic sequence), with protein MLHLLALALLLSLVSAAPGPGQALQRSGIIGGKEAPGSRWPWQVSLRVRDQYWRHQCGGSLIHPQWVLTAAHCIGPELQEPSDFRVQLREQHLYYQDRLLPISRVIPHPHYYMVENGADIALLQLEEPVSISCHVRPVTLPPASETFPPGSQCWVTGWGNVDNGRPLPPPYPLKQVKVPIVENSVCDWKYHSGLSTDYSVPIVQEDNLCAGDGGRDSCQGDSGGPLVCKVNGTWLQAGVVSWGDGCANPDYPGVYTRITSYLDWIHQYVPQEP; from the exons ATGCTCCATCTGCTGGCGCTGGCCCTCCTGCTGAGCCTGGTCTCCGCAGCCCCTG ccccaggccaggccctgCAGCGCGCAGGCATCATCGGGGGACAGGAGGCCCCTGGGAGCAGGTGGCCCTGGCAGGTGAGCCTGAGAGTCAGAGACCAGTACTGGAAGCACCACTGCGGGGGCTCCCTGATCCACCCCCAGTGGGTGCTGACCGCAGCCCACTGCATCGGACC GGAACTCCAGGAGCCCTCAGACTTCAGGGTGCAGCTGCGGGAGCAGCACCTGTACTACCAGGACCGGCTGCTGCCCATCAGCAGggtcatcccccacccccactactACATGGTTGAGAATGGGGCGGACATCGCCCTGCTGCAGCTGGAGGAGCCCGTGAGCATCTCCTGCCATGTCCGGCCGGTCACCCTGCCCCCTGCATCGGAGACCTTCCCCCCAGGGTCACAGTGCTGGGTGACGGGCTGGGGCGACGTGGACAATGGAA ggcccctGCCGCCCCCATACCCCCTGAGGCAGGTGAAGGTGCCCATCGTGGAGAACAGTGTCTGTGACTGGAAGTACCACTCTGGCCTGTCCACGGACTACAGCGTACCCATCGTGCAGGAGGATAACTTGTGTGCTGGGGACGGCGGGAGGGACTCCTGCCAG gGTGACTCTGGAGGGCCCCTGGTCTGCAAGGTGAACGGCACCTGGCTGCAGGCAGGTGTGGTCAGCTGGGGCGACGGCTGCGCAAACCCCGACTATCCTGGCGTCTACACCCGCATCACCTCCTACCTGGACTGGATCCACCAGTACGTCCCCCAGGAGCCCTGA